The Paenibacillus uliginis N3/975 genome has a window encoding:
- a CDS encoding YheC/YheD family protein, whose translation MTNRLEDDTKPVVAILTMHDSVRLFRGNRQNFHEIIKTGKDMGYLVYVVTVRDLKLNSGKVRGFTPGSDPHSWEQRLFPLPRVIYNRIPYREDEMKPQVRRKIKECMRHPNMDIYNPFFFNKRRLFSWLGKSRLTRKWAPVTKKLKGLPSLYEMIRLCSYLYLKPEEGKAGQGIMRLRYQKNKPMPYRLQIQNNKNSTTYKSATLERLWERVYRETKGEPYIIQQGIELTAVHGRSFDLRLLVQKSDLGVWGVTGIGARMAGTHSITTHVPRGGSIEDPEKLLPPLFGSEQTEVILSKVRNAAVHIAKQIEQGCRYSLGEMSMDLGLDTSGELWFFEANSRPMKFDEPAIRKRSLERIFNYCEYLIENR comes from the coding sequence GTGACCAATCGACTTGAGGATGATACCAAACCTGTTGTCGCGATTCTTACAATGCATGATTCCGTCCGACTATTTCGAGGTAATCGGCAAAATTTTCACGAAATCATCAAGACCGGCAAAGATATGGGATATCTCGTCTATGTTGTCACCGTACGTGATCTAAAGCTGAATTCCGGCAAGGTCAGAGGTTTTACGCCTGGCAGTGACCCGCATTCCTGGGAGCAGAGGTTGTTTCCTCTGCCCCGGGTAATCTATAACCGCATTCCTTACCGTGAAGATGAAATGAAGCCGCAGGTACGGCGTAAAATAAAAGAATGTATGCGTCATCCCAACATGGATATTTATAATCCGTTCTTCTTTAACAAGCGGCGGTTATTCTCCTGGTTAGGTAAATCACGGCTGACCCGGAAATGGGCCCCGGTCACCAAAAAACTTAAGGGTCTGCCGTCTCTGTACGAAATGATAAGACTCTGCTCTTACCTCTACCTCAAACCGGAAGAGGGAAAGGCCGGTCAGGGCATCATGAGATTGAGATATCAAAAAAACAAACCTATGCCTTACCGGCTCCAAATTCAAAACAATAAAAACAGCACAACTTATAAATCGGCAACACTTGAGAGGTTATGGGAACGTGTATATAGAGAGACTAAAGGTGAACCTTACATTATCCAGCAAGGAATTGAACTGACTGCCGTCCACGGACGTTCTTTCGACCTTCGGCTTCTGGTTCAGAAGTCGGATCTCGGCGTATGGGGGGTCACTGGAATTGGCGCCCGCATGGCGGGTACCCATAGCATCACCACCCACGTTCCACGTGGCGGTTCGATTGAGGATCCCGAGAAGCTTCTTCCGCCCCTGTTCGGATCGGAACAAACCGAAGTGATCCTGAGCAAAGTGCGGAACGCGGCCGTGCACATTGCCAAACAGATAGAGCAAGGCTGCCGTTACAGTCTAGGCGAGATGTCTATGGATCTCGGCTTAGATACGTCCGGCGAGCTATGGTTCTTTGAAGCAAACTCCAGACCGATGAAGTTTGATGAGCCTGCCATCCGCAAGCGGTCACTCGAACGGATATTCAATTACTGCGAGTATCTTATAGAAAATAGATAA
- a CDS encoding GNAT family N-acetyltransferase, whose amino-acid sequence MEITSISPVNPADWPDIREQCYDFMCRFGNRRLTREGCNTLQKMSFDQVQHPGTSLIAATVRGEHGKMPVGICFVTGFGEDACLIAVHPLYRNRHIGTSLILFQLSRLGRLRCKVAADNYSSLKMCFHAGMQAVALEKGPTGKPTLVLSGDCETPVGACNNLDLDSYSRR is encoded by the coding sequence GTGGAGATTACATCCATCTCGCCGGTCAATCCGGCAGACTGGCCGGACATTCGCGAGCAGTGCTATGATTTCATGTGCCGTTTCGGTAACCGCCGACTCACGCGTGAAGGGTGCAACACCTTGCAGAAGATGTCGTTTGATCAGGTGCAACATCCAGGTACATCTCTTATTGCAGCAACCGTCCGCGGAGAGCATGGCAAGATGCCTGTTGGTATTTGCTTCGTGACTGGTTTCGGAGAGGATGCATGCTTGATTGCTGTTCATCCGCTGTACCGGAACAGGCATATCGGCACCTCCCTGATCCTCTTCCAGCTGTCAAGACTTGGGCGTCTGCGATGCAAGGTAGCCGCTGACAATTATTCAAGTCTTAAAATGTGTTTTCATGCCGGTATGCAAGCCGTAGCTTTAGAGAAAGGCCCCACAGGAAAACCTACGCTCGTCTTGAGCGGAGACTGTGAAACGCCTGTCGGTGCCTGTAATAACTTAGACTTAGACTCTTACTCAAGAAGGTGA